The genomic region TGAGCTTGGTTTTACGACATTTTTAGAAGACTACAGTACTTCTCAATTAGTTCTCGATTGCAAATGACAAACAATAACATCCATTTCTACAGCAACGGAATTAGTAAAAGATGTGAATAGCTCACACAAGAACTTGCTCATACCAGTCTTCTCCAAGTAGACAGAGAAGATGAATTGCTACaactgctgcttagaggtggaaaagctatttttactcATACTCTTTTAACTTAAAATTATTTAGCTCAGACTCGAACAGCTTTCTAAAGCAGAAGCTGTGAAAATAGAGGCAGTGATGAAGTtctgagaaaaagaattaaCCTTTACCAGCTTAGCAGTCatttggagctttttttttttccctgccaagAAAGTGAGTAGCTGTAACAAGGTTTATTAACATTTATCTCTGTGTCACTTAccctgtggcttttttttttttggctgtgtcACAAGATCAAGCTTTGTCAGACTGCTCGAGCGTTACTCCTGGGCAGTCTACAGCGTCAGTTTCATTAACTGCTCTACCTCCGCCTAATGGTACCTCCCCACCTCAGGAGAATCTCTGCCCCGTTTTGTAAGTACTGCCGAGCCAGTTCTTCGCCTCTTGTGGGAGAGCAGGTCCGATGAAGAGCCGAAGTTAAGGCTGCAGCCCTTCGAACTTGGCCAGAAGTAAGCTGCAATAAAATGTGATTCTGCTGAAGCATGTTTCTTCTGGCAGCAAAGTACAGCTGCAAGCTTTTTGGTTTAGCTAAAAATATGAGGATTAAGTTACCCTTGGAACAAAACTCCAGCTTGTGCAGGATACTTGCTATTAACTGCCCTTTAATTTTCTCTTGCCTTGTCCATTGTTGTTTTAAAAGGGTGCTCTCTGGTGGTTTAGTGGTTCAACTTGTTTATTATTGTAgtagttaaatatatattttatataccaGTCCTGGATGATAAGCTCGTTTCAACACGACTTAATGAACGAAAGCAGCCTGGTAACCATCAGTTAATTTGCAAGAGCCAACTCATCTCTGGCTCTCCTTCAAGCCAGCCCTGCAGTATAGGCAtgttctggaaagaaagaacGTGCTGCAGCCACAAAAAGGCACTTCTGCTCGACTCTGTCCTCCGTAAGTAGCCCGGTAAATTTTGGCTAGTCAGTAGGCCCCAAACAATTGCTCAGCTCTTTATGCTGCCAGGTGCTAGCACAGTTACCACACATTATGATGCATGATCGTCGTGTGCTAACCAACAGATTACTGTCTACTTCAGAAAGAATCTGATTTCTGGAGTAGCGTGCGTGTAAGCTAACTTTTAAGGCAGAAGGAGTGGGAGCTACACGGGATGCAATGGGGGATAACATTCAAGTCCTTGTGATGAAAGTAATAGGAGGGAATGTCTGTGCTGGGAACCAGGGAAGGTCTTGCCCCTGGCATGGTTATCAGGCATGATGGCACTACCACCGATCCGTCAGTGCCTAATAAGTATCACACTTAGAGattttaagcttttttctttaaacacacAGTATTTACTCTGTAGACTAAACTGAGGCTAAATTCAAGCTTCATCTGTTTGAACCAGCAAATTCAGTTTTCCAAAGCTGTAACAGACTGTCATACGCTGAAATCCCGGTCTACGTGAAGCAGGCTTGCTTTTGACAAGTAAAAAAGCCACACCAAAGCTTTCTGCACCTAGGTACCTCGGAGCAGCTCTCAGAAAAGTAAGTTCCCTGCTCCAGGGTTATGGCACTTACCAGAGGCAAGCCTCTAGCTTAGAATTACCTAAGTTCCAGCAAAGCTTCAGTACCCTCTTTGTTCTTTAAGAGTTTTGTGGCCACAATAAGGActacaaatgattttttaaaggcTGTTCTTGACCCAGTGCTCATCAATCTCTTGTGGAGCTCAGGTGCAGCATTTTATTATGCGGCCCTGCTGTCAGAGAAAAGCAGTTATCTTGTTACTGGTGCATTAGCTACATTTGTTCCCACAGTAGGAGAGGTAGGGTTTGTTGCTTTACACCAGTGGTTTTCAGCCTGTGATTTGCCGGTGGGCCATCCATACGCAGAGCACAAATTTAAGTCTGACGTTGTGTTGCTTTATAGTGATTCCACAGCTCACACCGTTGTTGGAGGGGTTAGGactgcagcctggagaagaagaaagtgaaACGCTGCTCTCGGTTTTGCAGCAGGCTTCCGAAGCTGCAGCAGTTAGAGCACATACAAGATGTCATGAGCACTGATCACATGAAGGAGCCCTTCTGATATGTTTATCAGTCAGGCTTTTTGTACAAAATGTTGCCTTAGCCATTTTGATAAGGCACTTCCTTCAATGCTAGTATGTTCACTGGACTTCTTTATCGGCTTCTTGCACTGTTTCAGATAAATGCAGGCAAGTTTGTGCTTGTAAAAATTCATCCTTAATTTCAttgaatcattaaggttggaaaagacctccaagatcatctgatccaactGTCCCCTAACCACTAGTATCACctgctaaaccatgtccctaagcagctggtccaacctttccttgaacacccccagagatggtgacaccaccacttccctgggtgACCCATtccgctgcctgcctgctctttctgagaagaaaggatgccgttggccttcttggccacctgggcacactgccggctcgtGTGCAGGCGAGCATCAAtgagcacccccagatccttttcctctgagcagctttccagccaatctgccccaagcctgtagcgctgcatggggttggtgtggcccaagtgcaggacctggcacttggctgtgttgaacctcatcccactgacctctgcccatcgacccatcctgtccaggtccctctgcagggccttcctaccctctggcagattgaCACTGCCCCCCAACTCggtgtcatctgcaagcttactgagggtgccctcaattccctcatccaagtcatcagtaaagatattaaagaggatgggccccaacactgacccctggggaatgcggtcgccagctggatttcactccgttcaccaccactctgGGCCCGGCTGTCCAGCCGGTTTTTAAGCCAGCAAAGTGTTTACctccaagccatgggctgccagcttctctgggagactgtgtcaaaggccttgctgaagtctaggtacTAGCCTAGTGTCTGAATTTATTCAGATACTTTGTCTTTTGTACTCTAAAAGATTTGCTCAGTTTCTGCAGCACTCAGATactatgccagcagaacacgTGAGAACGAAAAAACGCTTTTCACGCTATTGCATCAGTCAGCGAACTGCTGCTAGGGAGAGCTTGGGCTCCCCAGTCGGGTGTTGGGGCTGGGCATCACGAGCGTTACGCCTGTTCACAGCACGCATCGCACAGAAACGGGGAGCTGCCGTGTGGGAAGCAGCGACACGTCTCCCCACGCAGGAAGCAGCCGCGCCCTTGATGGCACTCCACAGGCCGCTGTCCTGTCAGAAGCGCAGGTTACCGCAGCAGGGCCGAGTTACCGTGATGCGTACAGCCGAGAACTGTTACATGTAACGTACTTGTGTTACTGGACTATTTCTGCTATTTCTCCTCTCTGCAATAAGCCATGCCAGCCTCCGTAAAAGCCCACTGTGTTTCCCTTCGTTCCTGTTCTGCTCAGAGATCAGCTTTTATAAAGCACCtcacagattcttttttttttttttttccttttattgtcATTTCGAGGCGACGCCGAGCTCCGCAGGGGCAGCACGCAGTGCCTATAACCCTGCGGGCCGGGAGGGAGCCCCCACAGCCTGACGGGGCCGCACCGCCGGGGCCCCGCCGGCCGCCTCACTCAGGGCCGCTGCACCCTCGTCCTCTTCGGCGGGGGGTCCTCGGGCACGCTGTTTCCCTCCACgctgttctcctcctcctcttcgtcctcctcctcctcctcctcgtcctcgtcGTCCTCCTCGGCGCCGCCTGCCGGGAGCCGCGCGCAGGGCGGGTGAGGGCcctgccggtgccggtgccggtgcccgccgctccccgccccgccccccccgcgcctcACCGCCGCTTCCCGCCTCCGGCCGCTCGAGCGGCGCCAGCAGCTGCGCGAGGCGCTCCTGCAGCTCGCCCAGCCCCAGGCGCAGCGCGCgcagccgcccgcccggcccctccTCCGCCGCCGGGCACCGCACGCGCACCGAGCgcgcctcgccgccgccgctccgcagCTCGGCCACCAGCTCCATCGCGCCGCCGAGGCGCTGAcgggcggccccgccggccAATCCGCGCCGCCGacgcgccccgcgccccgcccaCCCGCGTCGCGCGCGCTCACCGCCGCTTTCCCGCCGCCTCGCCCTCGCTCCCCCCTCCCGCGCGCGGGTCACGTGGttccgcgccccccgccccgccccgccccgccgcgccccgcccctccGCGCGCGCGCTTCCCGCCTCGGGCTCGCGGCCCCgcgatggcggcggcggcggagggcggcgggagcggggcgggcgccggggccggggcggcggcggcggaggagccCGTGGTGTCCCTGGCGGAGGTGCTGGCCGAGAACgaggagctggagaaggaggcGCGGGCCGTGCTGGGCGGCAGCGACCACGAGCGGTGCAGCTACGCCCAGGTGGGGCCGGCCCCGCGCGCCCCATAACGCCCCCTCGTAGCGCCCCCTCGTAGCGCCCCCTCGTAGCGCCCCCTCGTAGCGCTCTGCCCCGTAGCCCCTCACCCCCCGTAACACCCCAGCCTCCCCAATAACACCCACATAATGCCCCGACCCCCCTAACACTCTGCCCCCATAACGTCCTagccccccacaaccccccagtCTCATAACACCCCCTTAGCCCCACACCCCTCCATAAcactgccccacagcaccccgatcccccatagcacccccacCCCTCATAACACTCTATCCTCCCCCATAGCGCCCTGTCCCGTGCCACCCCGACCCCCTCATAACACCCCCATAATGCCCTGACCCCCCCATAACATCCCGACCCTCCATAACACCCAAACCCATCCATAATATCCCAAAACACCCATAATACCCCAAAACTTCCGTAACACCCTAACATCCCCATAACACCCTGAACCCCTGTAACACCCCAAACCTCTCCCCACAACACCCCGACCCTCCTCCGTAACACCTCAGTCCCCCCCCtgacaccccaaaaccccccataacacccccagaggagctgtgggtgccccatccctggaggtgctcaaggccaggctggatggggctgtgggcaacctgggctggtgggaggtgtccctgcccatggcaggggctcAGAACTGGGTGGTCTGTGAGGTCCCTTcaaattctgtgattcataaCACCCcggccccacacccccccatagcccctcagcccctctcTCTCCCCGCTGTGTCCCGGCAGGGCGCGGTGAAGCGACAAGCGCTGTACGCCTGCAGCACCTGCACGCCGCCCGGGGCGGAGCCGGCCGGCATCTGCCTGGCGTGCAGCTACGAGTGCCACGGCTCGCACCGCCTCTTCGAGCTCTACACCAAGAGgtatggggcggggggagccctCTGACGCCCCTTACGGCCTGGCCCCAGGGGAAAGGGGGTGCTCCAGGGTGGCCcgggaggaggctggggctcGTCTCAGCAGGCCGGGCCTTTGGGAGTGCTGTTGGGGGGGTGGCAAGGCTGCATGGCTCTTCAGCCGGCCCTCCTGCTTGGGCGGGCTGTGAGAGTGCTCTTACGGCAAACAGCTGCTGGGGGTTGTTATGTGCACAAAAGATATGGTGGTGTCGCCAGATCAGACCTCTGAAACGCTCTGTTCTCCTTCCCAGGAACTTCCGCTGTGACTGTGGAAACAGCAAGTTCAAGAATTTGCAGTGCAAGTTGCTCCCGGTGAGTCGAGGCCTTGGTTTCCTGCATGCAGAATTAAAATACCTTGGAAGTCTCAGAAGGCCGGTGGCTTGCCACAGCAAGTGCTGGCTCatgcagtgctgctgtttttcccaGCGAGTTAAATGAGGTGGGAATATTGCAGCAGGAGGTGAAACAGTTGAGGAACCAGAGGGCTGAACCCCGCTGTGTGAACAGAGGAGTGGAGCTGTTGGTCCTCATCGTCCCTGactgcagctgctctgtgtcCGTGGCCAGCGTAGTGCCAGGAACGTGTGGTGCCTGTGGTAATGAGTCCCAACAGCTTTAAGCTGGCTTCAAAGGACTTTTTAGGGTGCAGCTTTCGCAGTTGTTTTATGGAATCTTAACACTGTGCTGCCAGCAAAAGGAtggttcccttcccttctttgtAGCGTAAATTCTATGGGTTGTCACCCAACGGGCAGTTTTTTCACTCTGTTAAGCCCCCTGTGCTCTCATCCTCGCTGGGCGGTTTGCACTCGTTAAGCAGTTGGTAATCTTTTTGCGAAGCAGTAGGAGAAAGACGCATACCCTGCCTGCAGGGCAGTTTCCAGGGTAATAACACTTAAAAGTAGGAACAGCAGGTGGTTTTGTGTGTGCCCATTTTGGTCTGGTGGAGCCAGGACAGATCCAGAAGCTAGTAAGGCGAGGACCGTAGTCAGGTGATCTGTGCAGAGATGCCTGTGACAACTTTGCGGTGTTTCTGTTTGTCATTGGCGTGATCAAAGTGGGTCTGTGGTTGTTCCTCCCTCGGGTCAGTGCAGAACCATTCGTACGTTTCGGCATCCAGCTGTTCATCTGCTGACCTCGTGGGTGCAGGGCGCTCACGTCGTCTGTTCCTCCCTTCTCTGCACGGTGGTACAGAGCATTTCGCAGGAACATCGTAAACGGCCACAGCCGTTTCTGCACGTGGCCTGAGGCTGCAACTACCAACAGTTCTGAAGTCCCCTGGCTGCACTGTACTAACTGCTTTTAGGAATGGGATTACCTGTGATTGGGGTTCAGTGAGCTTGTTTTGTAATTCGGATCATCCTTTCGCATAGAGGGAGGCTTGTATGACAAGAAATTAGTGTAAACTCAGTGGTAGGATTAAACAAAGTTGGGTTTGGATCGTAGTGtgggtattttaaaaaaaagttcaaggGAAAGGTACATGGGAAATCTACAGCCagtgctgcagtggcagcaggcaCGCATGATTGGTGATCAAAACTCTGAAAATACCAGTTTTAGATGAGCAGTAGCTCAAGAACACCACAGATTTTAACACATTTGTTACAAATACAGaatgtgtttttcctcttccctttggAACTTCAGTATTCCTTGTATGCCCTACCTTCTGCTCGCTGGATGGCGTAGGTGTTTCTGGGTAATATCTTTGTGTTTAGATCTCTGGGCTGATGTGCATAATGATTGCTTTGGGGAAGTAAAGTAGAAcaggaattgttttttttttccagatttccattttttctgtcttgttttttcactgcattgtatattgaaacaattttttcctttccttctagGAAAAAGGCAAGGTGAATTCAGGAAATAAGTACAATGACAACTTCTATGGCTTATACTGTACTTGTAAAAGACCATATCCTGATCCTGATGATGAGGTAAGAAATGCAAAATCTAGTAGTAACCGTATGTGGACGGTATTTATGCAGAACGTGCAAAGGGTGGTCCTTGAGCTGCGTTTCAGGGAAGATCTCACTTTAAGAATCTTCTGTTCCATATCAATTTTTGATGTGATGTGCTGTATGAAGTAATTAATTTCTCATGTTTTGTTAAATAGTAGCAGTTATTCATGCCTTAAAGACAGACAAAGAAGACAAACCATCGCTAGGAAAAAATGCTGCCACAGTCATCTCTGTTCTTTCTCAAGTTACACAATTGCCTTAGAAGATGTGTTTCTCCTTGTCTTGAGAAATGCTATGAGTGGCTATAAATGCTGTAACTGATTTGTAACAAATCAGGTTTTACTATAGTGTGTTACAGACAGTTCAGTCAGGCTTCTGGCATGCCTGTGTAAACCTGGTGATGTCGTGCATTTCGCTATCTTTATTTTGCTTAGCTGCCTGGTTTTGCATTTCTGTCCACAGGAAGAAAGATACCAATACCGTGTTACCTTCTGCTAGCTCTTTTGTGTGAGAGTGTCTTGCTCTACTGGGAAAACTAGTCCTGTAATAATAACAGGGAATTTCCATAGCCTTGATAGTATGATGAATTACATGTGCCGTTGAACTTCAGGAAAGCAGCAACTGCTTATTACTGGCAGCTCACTGTGGGTGGGCAAGGAGGGAAATGCAGTTCACTTGAGCAGGCTTCGCATAATGCTATAGTTTGAGCCCTGTGAAAGATTCTGCAGGTTGACAGCAATGCTAATAACATGACCATTCATCTAGATTCCAGATGAAATGATCCAGTGCATAGTTTGTGAAGACTGGTTCCATGGAAGGGTAAGGAAACTATAAGTAGCAGAATTGCCATTtgcatagaaataaaatagcatCAGGTAAGTTTGTATGGTAATCTTTACTTGGGAAGTTGTGCTGTAGTTCTCAAAAGATGATAATGTATGTtctggggtattttttttttcatttaatgcaGGGGAATATTAAATCTTTAATCTTGAACTGCTGCTCCatccagtcaaaaaaaaaaataataattaggaAGCGTTCCACCTTTTTCAAGGCTCCTTCTGCAGAACAAGGAGACTCTTGTTAGAgaagttattattttaattggaaaattCTAATCATTCAAATCAGTGAGAAAAAGATTCTTGCTGAGACACATCATTATCAACTGTCTGAATGGTTCTTCATTCAGAAGAATGCTTTTTAAACTGTAGCTACTTTAAATAGCAAGGAACAAACTACGCTGTTGGTTCCTGATTACAAACTTCAGGGAAgtcttttaaaagcagctgaagcacTTTGGTGAGTGTCCTACTTAATGCATGAGCATTAAGGGTTCAGCCTCTTGTGCCTTCAAGGGCATGAGTGAAATTCCATCGTGGATTGTTAGAAAGCAAAGTGTTTGAAGTTGTAggatcaaagaagaaaaaaggatgaTTGGCTTCAATTATAGGTTCTGTAGATACACTATGGGAttcttttttataaatgtatatattaagAATATTATGCTGTGTACTGTGAACTTTGTAAGAAAGTTTTCTCAAAATAAAGTAGGTAAGTGCTTTTAATTGCCTAAATATTTCTCACTGGTTTGTAGAGGTTTGGGGCCTAATTCTTCTCAATCCCAGTATGTGAATGATATGAAGGCTTAACGATCTTTTATATTTAAGGAAGTCATTTACGTGTCTAAAGTGTGTGGTAGTATCTTACTAGGCTACGTTTAGGACTATGTTTAGAAGAATAATGTTTCGAAATGAGATAAAGATAGAACTGAGGTTTCTGGATGTATACAAGGACTAAAAGGCTGTAAACAAGGTGTGTAAgtgaagacagattttttttttcccctggcatTCGGTCAACTCTTTCCAGTCTGTTACGCTGATATTTATTGCAGAAAGGTAGCAGGACTAGATGCTTGTGTTGAAAATACGGTGGCAGCTGATATTTTACTTCATCTAAAGCTGGAGTTGAATCTGTTAATTTGCAGTGAACGTTTAACTGCTGTGTCCTTGTCTCCTTTTGACAGCATCTTGGTGCAATTCCCCCTGAGAGCGGAGACTTCCACGAAATGGTATGCCAGGCCTGCATGAATCACTGCCATTTCCTATGGGCCTATGCTCCGCAATTAGcaggtaaaaaaaattaactcagCTGAGACCATGTTTCATTAGTATGTTTCTCATAGTTGGCTGATTAATGACATTATGCTGTTCAAGTGGTTGGAGAAATGCTACTCGTTATATTGGACAATCACCTGCGGCAGTGGAACAGGCAGGGCTGCAGTAactgttctgtttaaaaaaaaaaaaaggcatttcagatTTCTAAATCTTAATTCCATAGTGcttactgatttatttaatcAAAGATGTGCTAGCACCTAGATTGATACGGATTTAATACTTGTCTCAAGGAACTTCATCTCTAAGTTGAATCAAAGAACTGAAGAGGTATCTTAAGGGAAGCAGTAAGGAAAACAGCTGAGTCTAAGAGGCTCTGAGCAGAAAAGAGCCAGTGGTAGAGTGCCCTGAAAGGAATGTGTAAAACCTTGATCTGAATggagctggggctctgctcGGGACGCGTGCTCTCTGCGGTCACACCAGGCGTCTCGGTGTGTGCTCTCTAACTAGCTATGTCACAGCAAACAGATATGACTTGGCATCAGAACATACACTCCTTTTATGTAAGGAAGTGGTTAGTATAGTTAATCTGT from Anser cygnoides isolate HZ-2024a breed goose chromosome 5, Taihu_goose_T2T_genome, whole genome shotgun sequence harbors:
- the GON7 gene encoding EKC/KEOPS complex subunit GON7, producing MELVAELRSGGGEARSVRVRCPAAEEGPGGRLRALRLGLGELQERLAQLLAPLERPEAGSGGGAEEDDEDEEEEEEDEEEEENSVEGNSVPEDPPPKRTRVQRP